The genomic window TGTTGGCGCGTTTCACCATGTCCCAGGTGAAGTCGCCCTTCAGCGACACCAGATAGCTCACCGGGCCGGACCCCACCCCCTTGTCCGCGGCGTCCTGCACGGCCTCGAAGGCCGGGATGAACGCCCCTGGCAACGCGTTGAGCTGCTCGTCGTCCAGACGGCTCGGCACGTCGTAAGCGCCGACGATCCGGTAGGACCGGTCCAGGCCGCGCACCCGCACCCGCGAACCCACGTGCAGGCCGCTGGACTTGAGGAAGCCGTTGGTCGCGGCCATCTCGTCCTCGGCCACCGGGAACCGTCCCCGGTCCAGGTCGGCGATGCCCGCGGCCATCGGATCGGCCGCCTTCAGCTCCCGTACCTCGACGTCCAGCAGGCCGAACTTCGTCCTGACCGGCGCCCAGCTGGACGCGTCCCTCAGCCGGCGCGTCCCGGGCGGCAGTGCGGTCAGCGGATCGACCGCCCCGCCGTCCCCGCCGGTCACCGGGCCGGCCGGACCGCCGTCCGCGGCCGTGCCCTCGTCCTTGCTGTGCACGGCCACGACACCGCCGCCCACCGGCTCCTGATACACCGGCTGCGGGCCCTGGCCCGCGTCACTGACACGGGCGTCGGCGGCGCCGAGGTCCCTGGTGGCCTTCTCGGCCGCCGTCAGCTGCGAGCTGCGGATGGTCACATCGGCCGCGCTCACACCCATGATCGGCAGCGCGATCATCGCCAGCACCAGCAGGCTGCGCCCCTTGTACCGCACGGCGTCCCTGCGGGCGATCCGGATCGCGGCACGCCACGCGTGCAGCCGCCCGAACCCTGGCACACCGGGCTGTGTCCGCCCGGTCACTGTGCCGCTCCGCCCGCAAGCAGCGACTCCGCGGAGGAGCGCAGCGTCATGTCGACCACCGAACCGTCCCGCAGGAAGACCACCCGGTCCGCCCAGGCCGCGAACCGCGGCTCATGGGTGACCAGGACGCCGGCCGCCCCCGCGTCACACCGGGACCGCAGCAGGGCGAGCACCGCGTCACCGGTCTCCGAGTCCAGGGCGCCGGTGGGCTCGTCCGCGAGCACCAGGCGGCGGTCGCCCACCAGCGCCCGGGCGATCGCCACCCGCTGCTGCTGGCCGCCCGACATCTCGTCGGGGAAGCGGTCGGCCAGCTCCTGCAGCCCGAACTCCTCCAGGGCGGCGATGGCCTCCCTGCGGGCCTTGCGGCTGCTGACGCCGTCCAGCTCGCGCGGGAGGGCGACATTCTCCGCCGCGGTGAGCGCCGGGATCAGGTTGTAGTCCTGGAAGACATAGCCGATGCTCCGGCGGCGCAACGCCGCTATGTCCCGTCGGCTGGCCCGGGTCAGATCGGTGCCCTCGACCACCACCCGCCCCGAGCTCGGCAGGTCGAGGCCGCCGGCGATCGTCAGCAGGGTGGACTTCCCCGAGCCCGACGGTCCCATCACCGCGACGAGCTCCCCCGGATACACGTCCAGGTCGATGCCGCGCAGCGCGTGCACCTCGGCCGCGCCCGTGCCGTGCACCCGGGTCAGCCCTTCGAGGCTGAGGATGGGCCGGCCGGTGCGGTCGGCCGCCGCGAGCGCTGTGGACGAGTGTGCGGCGGCCTGGGCGCCGCGGCCGTCCGCGTCCGACGGGTCGCGCGGCTCGGCCGGCGGAGTGGGCTGTGTGGTCATCAGAGCTGCTTCCCCCTGCTTCGGGTCCGGACCGTTCGGGCCGGGCTGTTCGTTCTGGTCACGCGGTGAGCGGTGGTGCTGGGTCCGGGTGGTCAGTGCCGGGGCCGTCTGAGGGCGCCGCGCAGTCCTCCGTTCTGCGCGGCGCCGAGCTTCGGTGTGCCGCCGGCCGGGTCGACAGGGTCGGCCGGATCGGCGGCCGGTGCCTTCCTGCTGTCGGCCGCGGCCTGCGGGGCCAGCCGGACGAGCCTGGTCTCGCAGTGGTCCAGCCAGCGCGCTTCCGCTTCGGCCTGGAAGATCAACTGGTCGAGGACCAGCTGCCAGGCCACGTCGTCCGGGTCGAACTCGCCCGGCCGGCGCGACGCCGCCTCCAGCGCCTGGCCCTTCAATCGCGTGTAGTCCTGCATCGCGCGGATGGTGTGGGTGCGCTGGGCCTGGATGACCGAGCGCACGTCGACCTCGGGCGAGCCGACCGCCATCGCGAGCTTGATCGCCAGTTCGTTCCGCGGGGGGTTGGCCCGGTCGACGGGGGTGGCGAACCACTGCCTCAGCTCGTCCCTGCCGCCCTCGGTGATGGCGTAGAGGGCATGGCCCGCTTCGTCCTCGCCCGCGGGGACGACCAGGCCGTCCCGCTCCAGCCGGGCGACGGTCGTGTAGACCTGCCCGACGTTGAGCGGCCAGGTGGAACCGGTGCGCGACTCGAACTCGGTACGCAGCTGATAGCCGTAGCGCGGACCTCGTTCGAGGAGGGCCAGCAGGCCGTGACGGATCGACATACTGAGTATGTATACCGAGTATGGTCGGCGCGGGCAAGACCGATCGGCGGGATCGCACCACTCTTCACTCGAACGGATGGTCGAACGATGCCGCAGGTTCGAAGAGGCCCGCGGCAGGCAATCATGAACGTGAGCGGTCACTCACAGTCACGAGGGACCGGGGCCGCCGGCCCTCGCCTGCGAGCGCGGACGCCCCCACGCGGGACGCGTGCGAGCGCGGGCGGGCCGGCGGGCGCGAGCGGGTGCGGAAGAAATCGGCAGGAGTCGGCAGGAGTCGGCAGGAGTCGACAGGGAGGTGGGGGCAGTGCGGGACGTCGGTCAGGGACGGCGCAGGCGCAGACCGAGCACGCCGAGTCCCAGCCCGACCAGGATCATCCCCGCACCGAGCGGCAGCAGTCTGAGGACCCGCCGCCCGGGCTGGTAGGAGGGGGCCGACGGTTCCTGTCGACCCACTCCGGAGCCGGTGGGTGCGGGCAGGGTCGGAGTCGGTCGGGGCTCCTCGTCGGGCACGAGCGAGGTGGCCCGGTCGGAGTAGCTGTGGCCGTGGTGACGCACGGAGTGCCGATGCTCGTAGGTGTTCCTGGTGGGGTGTCCGCTGCCCGTGGCCCCGGCGGACGGGGTCGCCGACGGGCGGGCCGGGGGGTGCAGCAGCGTGTCGCCCGCGCCGGAGTCGGACGGGGTCGGCACGGGCGCTGGGTGGTCCGGCGTCCGGACCGGGGCGGGTGGCCGGGCGGGGCCGGGCGGCTGCTGCACGGGCGGCCGGGAAGAGGCAGGCGAATGCGACGAAGGAGGTGACGGCATGGCAGGCGTGCCGGTGACGACAGGTGGACGGGGTACGACAGGGCGGGCGGGTCCGGTCCCGGGGGGCCTCGCCGGCGGGGGCCGCACGGGTCCCCCGGGCCGGTCAGGCCCGGGAGGCGGCGGATCGCCAGGCCGGGGATCACGCCCTGGCGGAGGCTCGGGCGGCCGGACCGCACCGGGGACGGCTGCGCCCCCGGGCGCGGGCGCCCCGCCGGCCGCACGCGGTACGGCCGGGACCGGGGCGGCGGGCGGCGGTTCGGCGGCCTGGCTCGCGCCGGCCGGCGCGAGCACCGCTGCGGCAAGGAGCAGCGAGGCGGCGGTGCGGACGGCGGCGGTCGCCCGGGCCGGGTGCGCCACGGCCCGCGGTCGGGCTCGCCTGCCGGATGGCCACCGCACGCATATCGCCTCTCCGCCGGACTCTCGGTGGTCTCAGCGTCACACGAGGCGACATTTCCGGCATCCCGGCCGGGCGCGGCCGCGGTCAGACCGTGAGCAGGATCTTGCCGATGTGCCCGCTGCTCTCCATCAGACGGTGGGCCTCGGCTGCGGAGGCCAGCGGCACCGAACTGTCCACGACGGGGCGGACGGTGCCGGACTCGATCAGCGGCCAGACGTGCTGGCGGACGGCGGCGACGATCGCCACCTTCTCCTCCGCCGGCCGCGCCCGCAGGCTGGTCGCGACGATCGCGGCACGCTTGGCGAGCAGCCTGCCGAGGTTGAGTTCGGCCTTCACTCCGCCCTGCATGCCGATGACGACGAGCCGGCCGTTCACGGCCAGGGCCTCCAGGTTCCGGGCCAGGTAGGCAGCACCGATCACATCGAGGATGACGTCCGCACCGTGGCCGCCGATGTCCTCGACGAAGTCCTGCTCGTGGTAGTTGACCAGGACGTCCGCGCCCAGGTCGCGGCAGAACTGCAGCTTCCGCTCGCTGCCCGCGGTCGTCGCCACCCTCGCGCCGACCGCCTTGCCCAGCTGGATCGCCATGGTCCCGATGCCGCTGGAGCCGCCGTGCACCAGCAGGGTCTCGCCCGGCTGGAGGTGGGCGACCTGGAAGACGTTGGACCACACCGTGGCGGTCACCTCGGGCAGGGCGGCGGCCGTCACGAGGTCGACGCCGTCCGGCACCGGGAGCAGCTGGCCGACGGGGACGGCGACCTTCTCCGCGTAGCCGCCCCCGGCGAGCAGCGCGCAGACCTCGTCGCCGACCGACCAGCCGGTGACGCCGGGGCCGAGGGCCGCGATCCGCCCGGAGCACTCGAGGCCGGGATAGGGCGAGGCGCCGGGCGGCGGGTCGTAGTGGCCCTGGCGTTGCAGGATGTCGGCGCGGTTCACGGCCGAGGCGGCGACCTCGACCAGCACCTCGCCGGCGCCCGGATCGGGATCGGGCACCTCCGTCAGGACCAGCGCATCGGGGCCGCCCGGTTCGGGAATCGTGATCGCACGCATGCCACGACCCTAAGGGAGCGGCCGGCGCCGGCCCGCGGTGCCGTGCCCGTACCGCACCGGGACGCCCGGGAGCGCGAAGACCCGCGCCCTGCCCGGCCGCGACGGGCCGTCGCACCCCGACGGCACGGCACCCCGCCCGGTCCGCCGGCGGGGCCGAGGCGGGCGGGGTGCGGTGCTGCGGGGTCAGCCCCCGTCGGCCACCGGTTCAAGGGTGGCGCGGAAGTGTCGCAGGATCGGCGACTGGTCCACGATGCGGAAGCCGCGCACGCTGTCCGCACGCTTGGCGACCTTGGCCAGGGTGTCGCCGACGTGGTCGTAGTGGCTGCGCGTGTAGACCCGGCGCGGCAGTGCGAGCCTGACCAGCTCGTAGGGCGCGCTCTTCACCGGGTTGCCGTGCTCGTCCTCCTCGCCGAGGTAGAGCGAGCCCAGCTCGGCTGACCTGATCCCGCCCTCCAGATACAGCTGGCAGGCGAGGGCGTGGCCGGGGAAGTGGTGGGGCGGTATGTGCGGCAGCAGGCGGCCGGCGTTGAGGTAGCGGGCGTGCATGCCGGGCGGCTCGATGATGTCGACCCCCGCCGCGCGCAACCGGTGGGCGAGGTGGCCGGCGATGTCGGCCCGCTCGGCGAGATGGGCGGGCTCGGTGATCTCGGTCAGCCCCTGGGCCACCATGTCCAGGTCGCGTCCGGCCAGACCGCCGTAGGTCGCGAAGCCCTCGGTGGCGATGAGCAGCAGCTCGCACCGCTGCGCGAGCTCGGGGTCGTTCAGCCCGAGGAATCCGCCGATGTGGACGATGCCGTCGCATCGCACTCGTCCTGCCGGCAGCGGCACCGAGGCGTCGATAAATCGAAACGGCTCCATATGCCCGACTGCGGCATGGTGCTCCTCGGAGTGATTACGCTCTCAACCGGATTGCCGTCCGTCTTACCCGCTTTGGCTAGCGCCGACAAGCGGCGTGATCATATCACCACCGGCCGATCATGCGAGACGCAAGTGCCCCTGGCATGTGGCGATGTGATGGTATGTCAGCTGATTACGCCCGGCGGGTCAGCCGAGCGGCGCGGCGGCCGGGTCGTCGGTCGCCCGGCGGATGGTGATCAGCCGGTCGGTGGCCCGCAGCGGCGCCGCCTCGGGGTCGTCGTGGTCCAGCAGCCGTGAGCCGCGCTTGACCGACACCACCAGGTCACGGACGTCCCGCGGCGCCAGCCCCACCTCGGAGTCGGCCACCGGCCGCTCGACGAGGTCCAGCCCGCTGCCGTACGTGATCAGGTCGTCCATCACCTGACCGACGCTCGGGCTGAGTACCGACAGCCCGAGCAGCCGCCCTGCGGCGCCGGAGCTGGTGATGACCGCGTCGGCGCCCGACTGGCGCAGCAGCGGCGCGTTCTCCTCCTCGCGGACCGAGGCCACGATGTGCGCGTCCGCGTTCAGCTGCCGGGCCGTCAGCGTCACCAGGACCGCGGTGTCGTCACGCTGCGTCGCGATGACGATCTGCCGGGCACGCTGCGCCTCTGCCCGCCGCAGCACATCGCTGCGGGTGGCGTCCCCGGTGACCGCCACGTAGCCCTCCTCGGTCGCCCCGTGCACCACCTTGGGGTCCGGGTCCACTACCACGATCCGCTGCGGCGGCACCCC from Streptomyces sp. NBC_01198 includes these protein-coding regions:
- a CDS encoding NAD(P)H-quinone oxidoreductase translates to MRAITIPEPGGPDALVLTEVPDPDPGAGEVLVEVAASAVNRADILQRQGHYDPPPGASPYPGLECSGRIAALGPGVTGWSVGDEVCALLAGGGYAEKVAVPVGQLLPVPDGVDLVTAAALPEVTATVWSNVFQVAHLQPGETLLVHGGSSGIGTMAIQLGKAVGARVATTAGSERKLQFCRDLGADVLVNYHEQDFVEDIGGHGADVILDVIGAAYLARNLEALAVNGRLVVIGMQGGVKAELNLGRLLAKRAAIVATSLRARPAEEKVAIVAAVRQHVWPLIESGTVRPVVDSSVPLASAAEAHRLMESSGHIGKILLTV
- a CDS encoding potassium channel family protein, with the protein product MTPGEGGGDPPDTDAAEDRPPAAPGAHRVAFPRPAAGPLTQVTRRLVLALLVLAVTVVIVYTDRGGYHDNADGSVSFLDALYYSTVTLSTTGYGDIVPYSTGARLTNTFLVTPLRVIFLIILVGTTLEVLTERTREQFRLTRWRRTLDDHVVIVGYGTKGRSTARTLRGRGVPPQRIVVVDPDPKVVHGATEEGYVAVTGDATRSDVLRRAEAQRARQIVIATQRDDTAVLVTLTARQLNADAHIVASVREEENAPLLRQSGADAVITSSGAAGRLLGLSVLSPSVGQVMDDLITYGSGLDLVERPVADSEVGLAPRDVRDLVVSVKRGSRLLDHDDPEAAPLRATDRLITIRRATDDPAAAPLG
- a CDS encoding PadR family transcriptional regulator → MSIRHGLLALLERGPRYGYQLRTEFESRTGSTWPLNVGQVYTTVARLERDGLVVPAGEDEAGHALYAITEGGRDELRQWFATPVDRANPPRNELAIKLAMAVGSPEVDVRSVIQAQRTHTIRAMQDYTRLKGQALEAASRRPGEFDPDDVAWQLVLDQLIFQAEAEARWLDHCETRLVRLAPQAAADSRKAPAADPADPVDPAGGTPKLGAAQNGGLRGALRRPRH
- a CDS encoding ABC transporter ATP-binding protein, whose protein sequence is MTTQPTPPAEPRDPSDADGRGAQAAAHSSTALAAADRTGRPILSLEGLTRVHGTGAAEVHALRGIDLDVYPGELVAVMGPSGSGKSTLLTIAGGLDLPSSGRVVVEGTDLTRASRRDIAALRRRSIGYVFQDYNLIPALTAAENVALPRELDGVSSRKARREAIAALEEFGLQELADRFPDEMSGGQQQRVAIARALVGDRRLVLADEPTGALDSETGDAVLALLRSRCDAGAAGVLVTHEPRFAAWADRVVFLRDGSVVDMTLRSSAESLLAGGAAQ